From the genome of Deinococcus malanensis:
TCAAGCTCAGCGGCAACATTGAACTGGCCGCCCTGACCGGACTGGCTGACGCGGTGGTCGATCTGGTACAGACCGGCAGCACCCTGCGCGCCAACAACCTCGAAGAATTGGATGTGCTGTTCCACTCCACCGCGCGGCTGGTCGTCAACCGGGCGGCACTGAAGCTGCGCCGCGAACGGCTGCGGCCCCTGATCGAGCGGCTGCGGGAGCTGATCCAGAGCGAGCCGGCCTGATACAGAAAGAGGCAGACGCACGTCCAGCGTCCGCCTTTCCCATTTCGCGTTTCGTACACCCCGCTGTTGCCCAGACAGCCGGATGACCGCGGGTCCTACTGCATCTCGTGGGTGAGGGCGTCTCGCATCCGGTTCAGGGCCTCTTCCAGAATGTCGCGGCTGGTGGCGAAGTTCAGGCGGATAAAGCCCTGGTACTGGGGCTTTTGTGGATCGGGTGCAAACAGCGGGCCATTATGCACGGCCACTCTGGCTTCCTGCAGCAAAAATTCCTGAATATCGCCGGCACGAGGATGGGCCCGCAGGTCCAGCCAAGCCAGGTAGGTGCTCTGCATGGGGTGGAAGCGCACCCACGGTAGATGCTCACACAGGTAGCTGCTCAGGAAATCGCGGTTGCCCTGCAGATACGCCAGGGTCTCCCGGAGCCACGGCCCTCCTTCGCGCAGCGCCGCCTGCCACATGGTGACGCTCAGGGCCGACTCATGGCCCATCAGGCCACCTGTGGCCGCACGTACACGCGCAACGAGTTTCTCGTTATGTCCGACCATCGCGCCTATGCCCAGTCCGGCGGTGTTGTACGCCTTGCAGGGACCTGTCAGCGTCAGGGTCCGGCTGCGGACCTTCGGGTCGGCGGCGAAGGCCTCGAATGGGGCGCCGGTGTAACGCAGGTCGGCGTGCAGTTCGTCGCTGACCACAAAAAGGTCCCGCGCCACGGCGAGGGCTCGGAGCCGGCCCAGTTCCTCGGCGCTCCAGATCCGGCCGGTCGGATTGTGCGGGTGACACAGCAGCAGCAGCCGGCTGCCGCGTGAGGCCGCGTCCAGCGCTGCAAAGTTGATTTCGTACCCACCCTCGGCGTCCCGCAGCGGGACCCCGGCAACGCGACGGCCCAGATCGGTGATGCTCAGGTGAAAGGGGTGATACACCGGCGTCATGGTGACCACCGCCTCGCCCGGGGTGGTCAGGGCATGCACGGCCGCGTAAATTCCAGGAACGACCCCAGGCAGGAACGAGATGCCCTCGTCGTGCAGGCCACTCAGACCATGCCCGGCCAGATGCTCACGCAGGGCGGCTTTCAGCACCGGGTCGCCGTTCAGCTGCGCGTAGCCAAGACCGCGGGTCAGGCGCTCCTGCAGCGCCGCCACGATGGGGGGTGCCACGGGAAAGTCCATATCCGCGATCCACATGGGGATCACGTCTTCCGGATGCAGGGTCCACTTGTAGGAGTCCGGGTGGCGCAGCGACTCCCGTGAGAGCGCGCCGTGAAGATCAGCAACCTGGGCCATAGAGGGCAGGATAATGCGGCCCCCTGAGTCCCGGATGCGGCCCGGGCATACGCCCCGGACCTGTGTGGCGCCGCACTGGTATAGCACCACCTGAACGTTCCGATGAAAACGGCCCGGCTGGGAAGAAGTGCATCTGATCCGGCAGTACACTGGCAGGAATGCTGGCAATTATTGGCGCAATGGACGAAGAAATCGAGTTGCTGCTCGCGGACCTCACCGCGCATGAAGAACTGATCTTTCCAGGAGTGACCCTGCACCGTGGTGTCCTGGACGGCGTGCCGGTGCTGGTCACCCGCGCCGGGATCGGGAAGGTCAACGCGGCCATGACCACCACCTATCTGCTGACCCAGGGGGCCAGCCGCGTCATCTTTACCGGCGTCGCCGGCGGCGTCCACCCGGAACTGCGCGTAGGAGACATCGTGGTCAGCACCGATTGCATGCAGCACGATGTGGATGTGCGCGCCCTGGACTATCCGCTTGGCACGGTACCGGGCGAACTGCCTGCCTGGCCCGCCGATGAGACCCTGCGCACGGTTGCCCTGCAGGCGGCCCGGGAAGTGGGAGGGGTGCACGTTCTCTCCGGCCGGGTCGCCAGTGGAGACCAGTTCATCGCCTCCCGCGAGGGAGTGCAGCGGCTGTGGACCACCTTCGGAGCCGCGTGCGCCGAGATGGAGGGCGCTGCCGTCGCCCAGGTGTGCGCCAAGGCCGGCATTCCCTTTGTGGTGATCCGCAGCGTCAGCGACACCGCCGATCACGACGCCAACGTGGATTACCGCACCTTTATGCCACTGGTGGCGCGGCACGCCAAGCAGGTGGTGCGTGGCATGCTGTCGCGGCTGGTCCCCACAAGCGCGTGACGCCGGTTGCCCCACTGTCCCTCACGGCCCGCCTGCCGGCCACCACACGTTTTGTGCTGGGGCTGGGGATGCTGAGCACCTTTGCGGCGGCTGGTGAACTGCTGGTGCGTACTGCCGGGCTGCCGCTGCCAGGCTCAGTCGCGGGGCTGGCGCTGCTGTGGGCCGCGCTGGGGCTCGGCGCAGTGAAGCTGCACTGGATCACCCCGGCTGCCGATGGCCTGCTGGGTGTGCTGGGACTGCTGTTTGTTCCCGCTACTGTGGGATTCATTCAGTTTCTATCGGCCGGAGCGGCCTGGAGTCTGTGGCTGCTGGTCATGACTTCCGGGGTTCTGGTGGGGGCAGGCGTGGCGGGCGTGATTGCTTCGCAGCTGGTACGGCCCGACCTTCCGGCGCCAGAGCAGACATGATCTGGCTGGCCCTGACCCTGCTGGCCTTTGTACTGGGGAGTCTGCTGCAGGGCCGCTTGCGCTCTCCCCTGGCCAATCCCACGCTGGTGGCCACACTGCTGATCGCCGGGGCGCTGCTGATTGCACGTCATCCGTACGCGAGTTACCTGCGTGAGGTCGAGCCCCTGACCTTCCTGCTGGGGCCAGCGGTCGTGGCACTGGCCGTCCCGATGTACCGGCTGAGCGGCCTGCTCGCCCGGCAGTGGCGCGCACTGCTGGCCGGTGGCATGTGCGGCACCCTGTCCGGCATGGCGGTGGACACCTGGTTGCCACGTGTCCTGCAGCTGTCGCCGGACGCAGCCCGGAGCCTCAGCACTGCGCCGGTGACCAGCCCGGTAGCGCTGCAGCTGGCACAGTTCACCCACGCCCCTCCAGCCCTGGCGGCGACGCTGGCAGTGCTGTCCGGACTGGTGGGGGCGCTGGTTCTGCCGCCGGCCCTGACCCTCTTGCGCGTGCGCCATCCCCTGGCCCGTGGCATCGCCATGGGCAGCGTGGCGCATGGTATCGGCACCGCGCGCGCGCGCGAGGAAAGTGAAGAGACGGGTGCGGCGAGCAGCCTGGGCATGGGACTTGCGGCGCTGAGCGTGACCCTGGTGGTGGCAGTCCTGGCGGAAAGCTCGGGTCGAGGCTCCCCCTGATTCAGCGGTTGACTCGCCCCAGGCACGCACGGGATGCTGTCGGGCAATGGCGCGCAAGGTCAACCCCATTCAGGAACGGTCCCGACGTGCAGCGCTGGAAAAGGCAGCATACCTGGCCATCTACGAACGCGGCTACGCCGGCGTCACCCTGGCCGATATCGCCGCTCATGCCGGGGTCAGCCGCGGCACTCTGGTCTACCACTTCGGCAGCCGCGCTGGCCTGCTGGCTGCAGTCGTGCGGCGGTTCACCCGCACCATCGGGGTGGCGACCCGCCGGGCGTTGCGGCAGGCGGAGTCACCGGACGCCAAGCTGGCGGCTTTTGTGGACAACCAGTTTTTCGGCGTGGACAACACCCGGCGTTTCTATACCGTCTCCCTGGACTTTCTGGCCGCCGCCACCCGCGACCCTGAACTGATGGCCGTTCAACGTGATTTCGTCAGAGAGACGCTGGAACTCGATATGGAGCTGGCGCGCCTCGCGGGTGAGCACGGCGCCGAACGCCGGGCGCGTCAGCTGCGCGCACTGGTTGAGGGTCTCAGCGTGCGTTTTGTGGCCGACCCTGCCCCAGATCTGGAACTGTACCGGGCCGACTGCGTGGCCGGCGTGCAGGCTATTCTGGGCGGCCCCTTCAAGGGAGCCTGAGCGCGTCCAGCGCCTGCCGGAGGGCCCGGGCACCCTCGAGCAGGCGTGGCCCGGGCCGGCCCAGTCCGCTTTCGTGGATAGCACTGACCGGCACGCCCAGACCCCGCGCTTCGATCACCTCAGGGCGCAGCTTGCGGGCGCCGCACCAGGAGCAGACGATCAGGTCTGGCCGTGCCGCGCGGACTTCATCCAGGGTCAGCGGCCGGCTGCGCCCCGGCTGCTCACCCAGTGCGTTCTCAGCTCCCAGGGCGCTGAGCAGTTCTGTCACCCATGAGTCGCGCGTCGCCGCAATGATCGGCCGGGGCCACCACTCCACCAGCACCCGGGGAGGCCGGGGGTAGCTGCCACGAAGTGCCGCCAGTTCGTTCTGAAAATCGGACACCAGCGCCTCGCCCTGCTCCGGCAGACCAATGGCACGGGCAATGGTGCGCATGTCGGCCAGAGTCTCGGCCACGCTGACCGGGTCCAGCACCAGCGTCGGCAGCCCAGCTTCGCCCAGAGCCTGCACGACCCTTTCCATTCCCGGCACGCTAAGGCTGGCCAGCACCAGATCGGGCCGGGCCTCTGCCACGGCGGCCACGTCAATGTTCAGGTCCGGTCCCACCCGCCGCGCGCCCTCCAGCCCTGGGGCGTCACTGTGGCTGTCTGCCGCCACCACCCAGCCGGCGGCTCCCAGGGCGGCCAGGATGTCCGAGTTGCTTGAGGTCAAGGAGGCGAGGCGCAACATGGCACTTACTCTAAACCCTGTCCAGATCACCTTCCAGGACTGTCCCGTCACCGTGCAGGCCGGGCAAAAGCCCCCTGACCGTATGGTAGGGTGGAAGACATGAAGAACACGTTCGCCGTCTCCATGACGCTGCTGCTGGCCCTGACCCTGGGCGGCTCGTTCGCGGCCTTTCAACGGGCCACCACGCCGCACCAGGCCGAAGCCGGCCACGGCGGAACCGAGGGTGCGGCCGGCGAAGGCCACGGGGAAGGCGAGGCCGGCAAGAACATGGAAGGCACCAAGGGGGACGACGTGGTGACCGATACGGAAGCTGCGGTCAACGCGGGAGAGGGTGACCCCCTGGCCGCGCCGGGTGGAACGGGACCCAATGTGGTTCAGGACCGCGACGTTACCAAACTGCAGAACAACGCCGGGGGGCCCAACGCGGGCGTCACAGGTCAGGCGCCCGAAACCGGAACCGTGGCGGGTGATGCCAAATCCGCGCCGGGGGGCAACCCTGAGGTTGCGCCGGAATCCCAGGCCGACGATGGCGCCGAGCGCAGCCCCGGCGGCATCAGTGGTGAGACCGACGAGGGCAACCGTGCAGATACCAACTCTGCAGGCGCAACCGGACAGCCGCCTGCAGAAAACGCCCTGGCCGGTGATCCGAAGGGCGATCCCGTGGCCGGTAAGTTCACCTACGCCGCCAGCTGCGCCGGATGCCACGGGCAGGAAGGACAGGGCGGCGTCGGCCCGGCTCTGACGGATGCCGATGGCCCCAAGTCCTGGACCCTGGACCAGTTCACAGCCACGCTACGTGAAGGCCGCACGCCCGAGCGCGAACTGTCCCTCGCGATGCCGCGCTTCTCCAAGGAACAGCTGACCGATTCGGATGTGACCAACATTTACCGGCACATCAAAACCCTCAACTGAATGTCTTTTACTGAAAGGCCCGCCATCCCGGTGGGCTTTTCCGCTGCAGGCCAGGACTCGCACGTCTTCCGAGTCCTGCGGGTACTGAGCCTCTCTCCCCTGCTGAAGGTGCCGCTGGCCACCCGAGCGGATCTGGTCAGGTGCGGCGGCCTGCTGGTTCCCCACGATGGAGAGCGGGTGGGTGATGTTCGGGACCGACCCGACCGCTGGGCCGCTCTGCAACTGCTGACTCAGGCTATCAGACGCGGTGTGCCGGTGCTCGCCTGGGGCTCAGGCGCCGCTCTTGCAGGCCGGGCGCTGGGCGCAGCTGTCCAGGAACATGAAGGGCTCGAATGGGCCCACGCGCCCCGCGGCGCAGAGGTTCTGGTGTGGCAGCAAGAACGGCCCCAGCACTGGCACGCCGGACGCGTCAGTGCCTGGGCAGGCCCGGAACTGCCAGAGGACATGGTGGCCAACTTCCTGAGCACCCTGCCTGCTCTGCGCTCGCGTCAGCCGGCCTCGCTGCTTGAGGAACTGGGAGGCGAGGCAGCGCTGCGTTCCCTGCTGGCCGACTTCTATGCCCGCGCCCGGACCGACGAACTGCTGGGGCCTGTGTTTACCACCCACGTGACCGATTGGAACGCCCATCTGGACCGGGCAACCGCCTTCTGGGTCACCATGCTGGGCGGGGAGCCTGCGTGGCGCGGAAACCTGAACACGGTGCACGCCGGTCTGGGTGTGAGGACAGCGCATCTGGATCGGTGGCTCGGCCTGCTGACCCTGGCGGCGCACGCGCACCTGCCCCCAGAGGCCGCCGGCCTGCTTCTGGCAAGGGCCCATGCCATGGCAGGGAAGCTTGCCAGAAGCAGCAAACGTGAGCCTGCGGGAACGTCCCCCTCCTGAGGAGCGTACTCTGGGCCGTATGATTCCTAACATTCCCTTTCTGAAGGACAAGACCCTGCCCGACGGGGTTTCGCACCCCACCTGGGTCATTCTGGACGTAACGGGACCCTACCCGGAACGGCAGCCCGGCAGCCCGATCCAGGCGCTGCTGAACCGCACCGAGACGCTTGAAGCCCTGGGGGCCAAGGTAGAAAAGCTGCGTCACGCCGAGTGGCTGCATGGGGTTCTGGTGCGCATTCACGGGTTCACCGGCTCACCGGCCACGGCCCACGCGGTACGGGGAATGCTTTCGCGTCTGGGCCAGGACAAGCGGGTCGTGGCCTACCTGCCTCAGCTGACCATGACGGCCCTGATTGCCGCAAGCGGCGCCCGGGAAATTGCCGCCCCTGAATCGGCCGACGTGGCGTTGGCCGGCTTTGCCACCGAGCCGACCTTTCTCGGTGCCTTCCTGAAGAAGCAGGGAATTGAATTCGAGAACCTGCGTATCCGGGAATACAAGGCGGCGCTGACCCGCTTCTCGCAGGAGCATATGGACGACGCCAACCGCGAGCAGTTGCAGGCCTACATTACCGGCCTGGAAACAGCCTGGGCCTCGGATCTGGCCGCAGCCCGGGGGGTGAGTGTGGACACTGCGCGTGCCTGGCTGGAGGCCGACCTGACCTCTGCCCAGGGGGCGCTGGACGCTGGGTTAATCACCAAGGTCGCGTACGAGGACGAACTCGTCGGACCCGGTACCCGTCCACTGGCAGCCGTGATGGACCTGCTGATGCCACGCAAGGCCAACGCCAAGACCGGCCGCATCGCGGTGATTCCGGTGATCGGCACGATCGTGCCCGGCAAGAGCCGCAACAATCCGATTCCGCTTCCCCTGATGGGCGGACCGATGGCTGGATCAGACACGGTGGTGGGCGCCCTGAGACGCGCCAAGGAAGACAAGAAGACCAAGGCCATCGTTGTATATGTCAACAGTGGCGGCGGCAGTGCCCTGGCCAGCGACCTGATGTGGCGCGAGGTGGCGACATCCGAGAAGCCGGTCGTCGTGGTGATGGGCGAATACGCGGCCAGCGGCGGCTACTACCTGGCCACGCATGCCCGTCACATCGTCGCCTCGCCCTACACCCTGACCGGCAGCATCGGTGTGGTCAGTGGCAAGCCGATCATGCGTGAATTCAATGCCCGCCATGGCCTGAACCCCGAGCGGGTCGGCCGCGAACGCGCCCTGATGCACAGTGCGTCACGGCCTTACACCGTCGAGGAACGCCAGCACGTGGAGCGCGGCATCGCCGAGGTGTACGACCGCTTCATCACCCGCGTAGCCGAGGGCCGCAAGCTGAGCAAGGAGCGGGTCAACGAGATCGGCCGCGGCCGCATCTGGGCTGGTCACGACGCCCTGGAGCTGGGGCTGGTAGATGAACTGGGCGACCTGCAGACCGGCATCCTGCGCGCCACAGAGTTTGCCGGCCTGCCCTACGACGCGCCAGTCTGGAACGCCACGCCCAAGGGCAGCGGCCCCTTGCCCGAGTTTGCCCAGGAAGCGGTGCGAGCCGCTCAGGTCACGGTCTGGCCTTTTGGACACGAGCGGGTGCTGACCTGGTTTGACGCGGAAGTGAAGGTCCGCTGAGCGCGCAAGGCAGGTGCAGAGGCCGGAGCATGCATTGCTCCGGCCTCCTTAATTCGTGAAATTCCTGCTTCCTCTCAGCCGACAGTTTTCACATACTCGTCGATCTGGGCGCGGATCACGTTCAGGCTGCCTTCCCAGAACTCGGGCGCGTGCAGGTCAATCCCGAAACGCTGGGCCAGCATACGGGCATCGGCAAGACCGGTGCTGGCCAGCAGATCGTCGTAGCGGGCCTGGAAGTCGGCCTCCGTGCCGTTGGCCCGGGCCTGCTCGTACTGGGCGTACAGTCCCAGCCCGAACAGCAGCCCGAAGGTGTACGGGTAGTTGTAGAAGCTGGAGCTGTAATAGTGGGGTTTGACGGCCCACATGTAGGGGTGCAGGGTGTCCAGGGCGTCCCCGTAGGTTTCACACTGCGCCCAGGTCATCAGGTCGCTGAACTCCTGAGCAGTCAGGTCGCGCTGTTCGCGCTTCTCGTGAACGGCCCGCTCGAACAGGTAGCGGCTGTGGATGTCCACCACCACCTGGGCGTGGCCCATCAGCTGCGTTTCCAGCACATAGAGCTTTTCCTCGCCCCGGGCCTGCTCCAGTGCCGCGTTCTGAATGATGGTCTCGCAGAAAATGCTGGCGGTCTCGGCCAGGGTCATGGGCGTCTCACGCTGCAGCGGAGTCCGGGGGGCTTTGAGGAGGTTGTGGTAGCCGTGCCCAAGCTCGTGGGCCAGCGTGGAGACACTGTCGAGGCTGGGGCTGTGGTTCATCAGGATGCGGCTGGCGTCACCCTCCCAGCCCATGCAGAAGGCTCCACCGCGCTTGCCGTCACGGGGACCGGCGTCGACCCAGTCCTCCTGAAAGGCACGCGCCGCAAAATCGCCCAGCTTGCCACTGTAGGCCCGGAACTGCGCCTCCACGAAACGGGCCCCCGCCTCGTAGGTCCATTCGGTCTCGCTGCGGCCCACAGGCGCAAACAGGTCCCACCAGTCGAGCCCGGTCTTGCCCAGGGCGCGGGCCTTGGCGGCAAAGTACCGGCGGAAGTCCGGCAGCGAGCGGACCACGGCCGCCTGCATTGCGTCCAGCGTGGCACGGTCGATGGCGTTGGTCAGCAGGCTGGGCTCGACCGGGTCGGAAAATCCACGCCGGCGCGCCAGGGTGCCCGACTCACCCTTGACACCGTTCAGACACGCGGCGCAGACCAGCTCGGCGTCTTTCCAGGCGGCAAGCTCGGCATCAAAGGCCTCACGGCGCACGCCTTCGTCGGCTTCCGTGGCCAGGGCGCGCAGGGCCGTGACCGGCAGGCGTTCGCCGCGAAAGGTGCCGCCCAGCTGACTGGTGTAATTCCCGTGCAGCTTGGCCCATCCACCAGCTCCGCTGGGGTTCAGGCGTGCCGCGAGGTCTTCTTCAGGAGGCGTCATCTGGTGACGGGCGAACCGCACGCTGCGCCGCAGCAGGTACTCGTGTTCGCGCACCACCTCAGATTGCTGCAGTACGGCGTCCAGGCAGGCGTCATCCAGGCTGCCCAGCCAGGCGGTCAGGCGGGAACGCAGGGGACCCAGTGGGAGCGTCAGGGTGGTCAGCTCACCCACCCTCTGCTGGGCCAGAGCGTCACGGCTGTCGGTCGAAGCAAATGCATTGATGTAGCCGCGCAGCGTAATCAGCCGCAGCGTGACGGCGTTCAGGCCGCTCAGCACCTGTTCGAGCGCCTCGGCCGTCACTGCTTCGCCTTTGCGGACGTTCAGGCGGTCGAAGGTGCTCTCCAGTTCCGCCACCTGACCCCTCAGGGCGGCGAGGTCGGTGCTTACACGAGCATCATCAAGGCTGGGGTACAGGTCATCGGTCCGCCAGCGGGGCATCTCAGGCATCTGGGTTGTGGTCACGCCGGCAGTCTAGCCTCAGGGCCAGGAATGTTTTCCTTACGCCAGATGGCTTAGCCACGCTTTCCGGGCCGTGTCCGGAAGTGCCGGGTGCCTTATCCCGCCGCACGACCGGCGCGCTGGCTCAGCACCATGGTTTCCAGACGCTCGGCCACATTCACCAGATGGTCTCCCAACCGCTCCAGGTTCCTGGCCATCCGCCCGGCGGTCAGGGCCACCTCGGTGTCCTCGGGGCGCTCCATCAGGCGGGTCAGACTGGCACGCTGCATCTGCTCGTACAGCGCGTCCACCTGCTCGAAGTCCATCTGCATGACCTCGCGGGCAGCACGGATGTCACGTTCGGCAAACGCAAAGGCGAGGGTCTCGACCATCTCTGACAGCAGACGTACCAGGGGTAGAACGTCCTGCAGGGTGGCGCTGCGGGTGCGCGGCGCGAGGTTTTCCAGGTCGCGGGCCACGCTGAAGGCGTAGTCGCCGACGCGCTCCAGATTGCTCAGGCTGCGGAACACCACAAGGTAGAACGCCAGTTCCCCGACGCTGAGCCCACTGGCAAAGGCCGCCAGACAGGCGTCTTCGATTTCGCGCTCCAGTGCGTCGGTTTCGCGTTCCAGCACCTGGGCCCTGGCGGTCAGCCCCGCGAATTCGGCACGGTCGTTGGCATCGCGCACGGCCTCGAGCTGCTCAAGTGTAATGCTGAGCATGCGCAGGAAGCGTCCGGTGCCCAGGCTCTCGTAAGCGACCGTCATAGCGCCACTATGGTAAGCGCTTGTGATGACCCGGTCAGGGACCATCCGCACGGTCACGCTGCGCCCGGGTCCGGATCTGCTCCGGCGTCAAGACGCCACCGTGGCCGGGCAGCACGCATCGCAGGTCCATCTCGGCGATGGTTTGCAGTGTCTGGCCTGCCTGGACGTGATCGGCGTTGTAGGCTGCTCGTGGCAGACGCGCTCCATCCGTGGAGCCCACAACCGCGTCAGCGGCGATCAGCACCCCGTCCCGCAGCACCCCCACCTGCCCTGCGGTATGCCCCGGGAGTCCCACCACCTGCCAGCCGCAAAGCAGTTCCCCGGGAAGAACCGCCTGAATCTCAGCTGTCTTCAGCTTGGGATGCAGCCGGGACACGAGCCCACCTATCCAGGGATGGCCTGCCGGGTACGGCAGGTGATGCACCTTGCCTGTCAGCTGCGCGTGCTCCAGGGGATGGGCCAGGACAGTGACCCCCAGGCGCGCTGCCACGAACGCACCTCCGGCATGGTCCACATGGGCATGGGTCAGCAGCAGGGCGTCGGGCCGGAACTCGCGGACGATCCGCGAAAAGATTCGGGCGTACGGCAGGGCCCCGGCATCCACCAGCAGGCGGCCCTGGGGGCCGTCAAGCAGAATTATGTTTGCGTACAGGGTACGTACAGCCAGCGTCATCAGGCCGATGATCGCACGCCCCATGTGCAAGGCGGCTAAGCTGGAATCACCATGAACCAAATTTCCTGGCTGGCGGTGCCCGACGAGCACGGCGCCCACGAGGGTGTACGCAGACTGTGGAGCAAGGCCGAGGCCAACCTGGGCTTCGTACCCAACGTCTTCCGTGCTCAGGCGCTGAACGGTGAGCAGTTCCTGGCGTGGTGGAACTACTTCAATCTGCTGGTCAACAAGGAAGGCCAGCTGTCCAATGCTGACCGCGAGCTGCTCGCAGTGGTCGTCAGTGGCGTCAACCGGTGTGTGTACTGCGTGGTCTCCCACGGCGCAGCCCTCAGGGAATACAGCGCGAACCCGGTGATGGCCGACACCGTGGCCGTGAACTGGCGTCACGCGAATCTGGCGCCCCGTGAAAGGGCCATGTGCAGCTACGCCGAAAAGCTGACCCGCTCTCCCGAGGCCATGACCCAGGCGGACCTGGTGCCGCTGCGTGAGGCGGGTCTCAGTGACCCACAGATTCTAGAACTCGTGCAGGTGATCGGCATGTTCAATATGACCAACCGCGTCAGCAGCGCACTGGGCTTTTTGCCGAATGCCGAGTACCACACCCAGGGACGGCCGAAGAGCTCAAGCTGAGCCGCACGCCAGCGCTGTGTGCGCAACAGTTGGCTGCCCAGGAGC
Proteins encoded in this window:
- a CDS encoding phosphate signaling complex PhoU family protein, with protein sequence MTVAYESLGTGRFLRMLSITLEQLEAVRDANDRAEFAGLTARAQVLERETDALEREIEDACLAAFASGLSVGELAFYLVVFRSLSNLERVGDYAFSVARDLENLAPRTRSATLQDVLPLVRLLSEMVETLAFAFAERDIRAAREVMQMDFEQVDALYEQMQRASLTRLMERPEDTEVALTAGRMARNLERLGDHLVNVAERLETMVLSQRAGRAAG
- a CDS encoding MBL fold metallo-hydrolase yields the protein MTLAVRTLYANIILLDGPQGRLLVDAGALPYARIFSRIVREFRPDALLLTHAHVDHAGGAFVAARLGVTVLAHPLEHAQLTGKVHHLPYPAGHPWIGGLVSRLHPKLKTAEIQAVLPGELLCGWQVVGLPGHTAGQVGVLRDGVLIAADAVVGSTDGARLPRAAYNADHVQAGQTLQTIAEMDLRCVLPGHGGVLTPEQIRTRAQRDRADGP
- a CDS encoding peroxidase-related enzyme, with the translated sequence MNQISWLAVPDEHGAHEGVRRLWSKAEANLGFVPNVFRAQALNGEQFLAWWNYFNLLVNKEGQLSNADRELLAVVVSGVNRCVYCVVSHGAALREYSANPVMADTVAVNWRHANLAPRERAMCSYAEKLTRSPEAMTQADLVPLREAGLSDPQILELVQVIGMFNMTNRVSSALGFLPNAEYHTQGRPKSSS